In the Dioscorea cayenensis subsp. rotundata cultivar TDr96_F1 chromosome 12, TDr96_F1_v2_PseudoChromosome.rev07_lg8_w22 25.fasta, whole genome shotgun sequence genome, one interval contains:
- the LOC120273820 gene encoding non-specific phospholipase C2-like produces MPTIPTARDLFLILLHTLLIAFSSSGASATGPIKTVVVLVMENRSFDHMLGWMKRLSPEINGVTGSESNPISTTDPSSPRVFFKDEAHYVDPDPGHSFQAIREQIFGSNETSASPAPMNGFVQQATSMSPNMTDSVMNGFQPEKVAVYQALVQEFAVFDRWFASVPASTQPNRLYVHSATSHGATSNIASMLAKGYPQRTIFENIDDAGLSFRIYYQNIPATLFYRNLRKLKYLTKFHPYDLDFKSHAQKGSLPNYAVVEQRYMDSKISPANDDHPSHDVYQGQMFVKEVYETLRSSPQWNETLLIITYDEHGGFFDHVPTPTKGIPSPDGIVGPDPFFFTFDRLGVRVPTIMVSPWIEKGTVIHGPNGVPTATSEFEHSSITATVKKLFDLPSPYLTKRDAWAGTFEGIVQTRTTPRTDCPMQLPNPVKIRDGDANEEASLSEFQQELMQLASVLNGDHILTNFQEKVVKQMSVREGIAYMENAVKRFFEAGLSAMRIGVDEEQIVKMRPSLTTRSSPSAHP; encoded by the exons ATGCCGACCATTCCCACCGCTCGCGACCTCTTCCTCATCCTACTCCATACTCTTCTCATAGCCTTCTCGTCCTCCGGCGCGTCCGCCACAGGCCCGATCAAAACAGTGGTTGTTCTCGTCATGGAGAACCGCTCCTTCGACCACATGCTCGGCTGGATGAAGCGCCTGAGTCCGGAGATCAACGGCGTCACCGGTTCCGAGTCCAACCCCATCTCAACCACTGATCCGAGCTCGCCGCGTGTTTTCTTCAAGGACGAGGCGCACTATGTCGACCCCGACCCTGGCCACTCGTTCCAGGCTATCAGGGAACAGATCTTCGGCTCCAATGAAACCTCCGCATCGCCGGCACCGATGAATGGGTTCGTCCAGCAAGCGACATCCATGTCGCCCAACATGACGGATAGCGTCATGAATGGCTTCCAGCCCGAGAAGGTAGCGGTTTACCAGGCGCTCGTCCAGGAGTTCGCGGTGTTCGACCGCTGGTTTGCGTCGGTGCCGGCGTCCACTCAACCGAACAGGCTCTATGTCCACTCCGCAACCTCACACGGCGCAACCAGTAACATTGCCAG CATGCTTGCAAAAGGATACCCACAAAGGACAATCTTTGAGAACATTGATGACGCTGGACTCTCTTTTAGGATATATTATCAGAATATTCCCGCAACTCTCTTCTATCGTAATCTTCGAAAGCTTAAATACTTGACAAAGTTTCATCCTTATGATCTTGATTTCAAGTCTCATGCTCAAAAGGGTTCTCTACCCAACTATGCTGTTGTTGAACAACGCTACATGGATTCCAAGATCAGCCCTGCCAATGATGATCACCCCTCTCATGATGTTTACCAAGGTCAAATGTTTGTCAAGGAGGTCTATGAGACTCTACGTTCCAGCCCACAGTGGAATGAAACTCTTCTTATAATCACCTATGATGAGCATGGTGGGTTCTTTGACCATGTCCCAACCCCCACTAAAGGCATCCCTAGCCCTGATGGAATTGTTGGCCCTGATCCcttctttttcacttttgaCCGTTTGGGAGTTAGGGTCCCGACCATCATGGTGTCTCCATGGATTGAAAAGGGCACTG TTATTCATGGTCCCAATGGTGTGCCAACTGCAACTTCTGAGTTTGAACACTCATCTATTACGGCCACTGTGAAGAAGTTGTTTGATCTCCCTTCACCATACCTGACAAAGAGGGATGCATGGGCTGGCACATTTGAAGGCATTGTGCAAACGAGAACTACACCTAGAACAGACTGCCCAA TGCAACTCCCAAACCCAGTCAAAATTAGGGATGGTGATGCAAATGAGGAGGCCAGTCTTAGTGAGTTTCAACAGGAGCTCATGCAACTTGCATCCGTCTTAAACGGGGATCATATTTTGACCAACTTTCAGGAGAAGGTTGTGAAGCAAATGAGCGTCCGTGAAGGAATTGCGTATATGGAGAATGCAGTCAAGAGATTTTTTGAAGCTGGATTATCTGCAATGAGAATAGGTGTTGACGAAGAACAAATTGTGAAGATGAGGCCCTCACTCACCACTAGGTCTTCTCCATCTGCCCATCCTTGA